The DNA sequence TTAGTTGCAATCCGCGGATCGAGTACAGTGCCGCGGCGTTGGCGATGGACGTGGGTACGCCGCTGATCCGGCTTCCGATGTCAGCGCCAGCGCCGGTGCCCAGCTTGGCCGTGAGGATCGTAGCGCTTCCCAGGAGCTGAAGGCCCCGGGCGGGAGTCGCAACCAGCTCAATCTCCGCGCCGTAGGATTTGTTCTGTGGGGAGGGGACGATGATCCACGACGATCCTCCGGTAACGGGGTCGATCACCAAACCCTGGCTCACGATGTTCTTTAGCTTGGTCCAGAACCCGCCCACAGTGAATCCGAGCGGGCCTACAAAGCCCTTGACGCCGCCTTCGACCGACTGCACCTCTCTCGATGCGAACAGGTCGACCTGCTGCTCGGCCGTCGCGTTCAGGAACTCATCCAGCGCGGGCATCTTGTAGCCCCGCGCGCCGGCCGCGTAGAGCGAGAAGTTCGGCGTGAGCTTGTAGTTGAGGCCCAGGGATGCCGACCAATCTGAGATTCCCCGATCGAAGTGCCGGAAGCTGCCATTCCCGAACGTTTCGTTGTTAAAGGTCGTCGCTGGATTGTTGTCCAGATCGAAAGTAGAGGTTTGCTCCGCGGTCTGCACGTACTTCTCGTACTCCCCCCGCACGCCGAGGTCGGCCCGGAGCTGGTCGGTGAGCTGGATCTCGCCGCCCAGCACGCCAGAAATGACGCTGGTCTGACCGGACCCGTTGTTATAGCCGGACAGCTGGTTCACGAAGCCGTTCTTGGTCACGGTGTCCGGCGTGCCTCCCGGCGGGGTGACCACGGCATCGAGGAAATGCGTCTGGTCTCCGACGTCAGTGAGAATCTGCGTGAAGTTCCAATGATTGTCCTGTGTGTAGTTGGCAAAGTACGTGCCGAAGGACACTGTGTTCTTACCGAAGGTCCGCCGGAGCTGGAGCTGGTCCTGGAATGCCGTGAGAGGCTTCGAGACGTGCCACAGCTGCCCTGGTGCAACCAGGCCGTTGGGTGTGCTGAACGGGAGGTGCTGCTTGCCCGTCACGTCGTATACGTTGGTGTAGAACAGCTGGAGCGTGGTTCCGGCGGGGAAGCCCAGACCGCCCTGGCCCTTGGCTGTGGTAGCGAAGGTGCTCGCCGAAACAGCGCTGGACGGAACCAGGGCATTGTGCTCCTGATAATCCTGCATGTATTGGGCGGTATTCTGGATCCGCCAATTATCGGCCAGATCGAGCGCCACGTCGGCCGTGTACCACTGGCCCTGGGTCATGATCCCGTTATCAAGCGGAAGATTCAGATCACCAACCGGCGTTGGGACCCGAAGGTTCAGCGCCTCGGCGCTGTTGAAGGAGCCGTAGTCGCCGAAGCCAGAGACGAACTGCGGGTCGCCCGGGTTCACGAACGGCAGGTCGAGAATGAACTGGTTGCGGTCGTCGATGACCTTGGCTGACAGGCGCACGTACCCGTTCGACAGGAGTCGGGTGATGCTGCCTTTGACTTGGCCGCCCCGCGTGCCGGGAAAGCCAGGGTCGCGCACGCCGTGGTCGTAGCGATAAAAGCCACCGACGTTGAACCGCCAGTCCTGGCCCAGGGGCCCATTGGCGTTGAGGTCGAAACGAGCAAGGCCCTGAGTGGCGCCGGTTGCGCGCAAGGTACCGTCGAACGCGTCCCCACCGGTCTTGTTGATCAGGTTGATCATGGCACCGGGCGTGTTGGACCCGAAGAGGGCGGACGCACCGCCCCGCACCACCTCCATCCGATCAACGTTCTCGTCGATTCGAAAGAGGTTGTCGGCATTCATGAAGGACGTGTGCATGGTGGGATAGACCGGGAGCCCATCCTCCAGGAAGTTCACGTACTCAATACCAAGAATGCCGCGCACCGAGTAGTTCTCGTTGACCTCGCCGCCGGAGCTCTCGACCCGGGTGAAACCCGGGACATAGCGAAGGTACTCGGTCGTGCTCCGTGGCACCGCCCGCTGGATGTCCCGCGAGGTGAGCGAGGTGACGGCGACGCTGGCATCGAGATTCATCCGAGGGGTCTGGGTTCCCGTCACGACCAGGGTCTGCAGTTGCAGCGGATTCCTCGCGAGCGTGAAATCCTGGCTGGCTCGCTGCCCCTCGGCGACCGTCACGGTGGCCGAATCGGGCCGGAAACCCACCATCCGCACTCGCACCGTCTGGCTGCCAACCGGGGCCCGGGCGATCACGTAGTCTCCACCGGTGCCGGTCTGCGCACCCGCGGTCGTCCCCGGGATGGCCACCTGCGCGCCGGCGATCGGCGCCCCCTTGTCGTCCACCACCTTCCCGGCGATGCTGCCGGCCTGCGCCGCGCCCTGGGCAGCCGCGACCGACGGTCGGACGAGGGGCACCGCCAGCGCCGCGGCGACCGCCACGGCGGCCAGGTGATTCATGAGTGAGGGTCGACCAGAACACAATCTCCGGATCATAGCGGCATCCTCCATCCTCTCAGGGGCTCCGCGATCGAGCGCACCGCACCAGCGTCAGGCAGGGGATATCGGGGCGGGTGATGGCGGAAGGGACCAACGAGGAACATCGAAAGGCAGCGGCGGGGGCGTGACGCACCCCCGGAAGGGGCCAGCGAGCCCCGCTCTCGCACTACTCGCATGGGCGGCCCCGAAGGGCAACACGCCCGCTCGAATTAATCCACCGCATGCCTCGGACTCGAGCTTCGGCCGACGCGACACGCGCCGGTCAGCACCCACACTTCTACACATCTCCGGCGACACACGCAAGGGGCGGGACAGCTTGGCACCTGCTTCGGCGGCAGGGGCCCCGAACTGGTCTCTGCCTCAGTCACAGTCTGGCCGGGCTCCCGCGGCGCCCGCCGGCGCCCGCGCGGCGCACTCCTCCACCGCCAGCGCGAGCGCGACGCCGTTGGACCAGCCGAACCCGTCCTGGGTGGGATACTCGCCTCCGCCGGCCGGCCGGCTCAGGTCCACCACGTCGTACTTCTCGGTCATCTTGCGGGCCGAGCGATAGGTGCGGCGATTGAGTCCGAGCCAGCGCTCACGGGCCAGATCGGCCAGGTCCCCACGGCCATATCGCCGGACCCCCTCGATCGTGAGCCACTCCAGCGGTGGCCAGCCATTGGGCGCGTCCCATTGCTGCCCGGAGGCAACCAGGGTGGTGACGAACCCGCCCGGCTTGAGGAAGTCGTGCTCGAGGCGCGCCGCCACGCCCCGACCCTGGTCCGGCGTCGCCAGGCCGAAGTAGAGGGGGACCACGGCGGCCAGGGTCGGCCGGTCGGTGACTCGCTCGCCCGTGCGCCAGCGGACATCGTAGAAGAACCCGGTCTCCGGGTCGTACGCCGCAGCCAGGAGCGCCCGACGGCGGGCCTCCGCCGCCTGGTCGAATCGTGCGGCCATCTGGGCGTCGCCCGTCCGCCCGCGGAGCCGCCTGAGCGCGGCAATGGTCCGCTCGGTGTGGTACAGCAGGCTGTTCAGGTCCACCGGCGCCAGCTCGGTCGTCTCCAGCGTGCGGAGGTCCTTCGGATCGCGCATCCAGCGGCTGGAGAAGTCCCATCCGCTCTCGGCCGACGCGCGAAGGTTACGGTAGAGCGCCGTTCGGCGTGCCTCCGGCACCGACTGGGCGAGGGTGAAATCCTCACGGTACGACTCGGGTCGCGGCTCGGGAATGTCGTCGAAGTAGCGGTTGAGCAGCGTCCCATCGCGCAGTCTGATGACCCGGCGGTTGGCCGTCCCGGGCACCAGCCGGCTGCCCCCCTCCATCCAGAACGCGTACTCCGCCTCCAGCGCATCGAGGTAGATCAACGCCCTGGTACTGTCGGTTGCTTGGGCGTAGAGCCCGACCATGGCGCCAAAGTACGGCGGCTGGCTCCGGCCGAGATAGTAGGTCCGATTGCCGTTCGGAATGTGGCCGACCGTCCGGACCAGGTGAGCGAAGTTGTCCAGCATGCTGCGCACCAGATCCGTCCGTCCGCTCTCGACCAACCCGAGCATGGTGAAGTACGAATCCCAGTAGTAGACCTCGCGGAACCGGCCGCCCGGCACCACGTACGGATTCGGCAGCGGGATGAGCGACGAATAGGGCTGGGGAGCGTCCGCTGGCCGGGTGAGCACGGGCCACAGCCGCCGGATGTGCTGCTCCATCGAGCTCGACGTATCGGCCGCGACGCCTTCACCCGCCGGTCGGGGCGGCTCGAAGTGCTGGGCGACAAACGCTCGGAGGTCAAACCCCGGGCGCTCGCGCTGCCCGGCGTAGAGCCGCGCGATCTCCGAAGGCGCCTCCAGCGCGCGGGAATCGACGAACGTCTTGGAGTCGGGAAAGAGTCCTGCCATCTGCACGTCATGAAACAGCGGCCCGAGATCGTGGGCTGGATCGTACTGCGAGGCGGGCGCCGCCGCCGGTGCTACACCCGGCGCGGCCGGCGGCGCGGTACGCTGACAGCCGGCACCGGCGAGGGCCAGCGTGAAGGCGAGGAGCAGGCGGCGGAAGATCATGGCGGGGAGAGCGCAGCCGGAGCGCGCAGCTCGTCCTCGATCGCTCCGGCCACTGCGGAGGCGCGGTCACCGAGCACCAGGTGCAACACCGACTCGGAGACCCGCAGCACGCCGGCGGCTCCTGCCGTCTCCAGAGCGCCCTCGTTCACCGCTCCGCGTCGGAGCTCGACCCGCACACGGGTGATCGCACGGCACTCGACCGCCGCGATATTCTCGGGGCCGCCGAGCGCGGCGATCAGCGCCTCCGCGAGCTGGCGGTCCTCCGAGGTGAACCGGGCGCTCACCTCGTCGGCAGGCGCAGGCGCAGGCGCAGGCGTGCCCGCGGCCCGGGCAGGTCCGACCGCCGGCGCCCCGCCGGCCCGCAGGTACTCATCCATATCGGTCTTCAGGTTCTCCGAGCGGGTGCCGAAGATGGCCTGCATCCCGCCGCCGACCTGCAGTACGCCGGCCGCGCCCAGCGCCCGCAACGCGTCCGCGCTGGCC is a window from the Gemmatimonadales bacterium genome containing:
- a CDS encoding TonB-dependent receptor; translation: MNHLAAVAVAAALAVPLVRPSVAAAQGAAQAGSIAGKVVDDKGAPIAGAQVAIPGTTAGAQTGTGGDYVIARAPVGSQTVRVRMVGFRPDSATVTVAEGQRASQDFTLARNPLQLQTLVVTGTQTPRMNLDASVAVTSLTSRDIQRAVPRSTTEYLRYVPGFTRVESSGGEVNENYSVRGILGIEYVNFLEDGLPVYPTMHTSFMNADNLFRIDENVDRMEVVRGGASALFGSNTPGAMINLINKTGGDAFDGTLRATGATQGLARFDLNANGPLGQDWRFNVGGFYRYDHGVRDPGFPGTRGGQVKGSITRLLSNGYVRLSAKVIDDRNQFILDLPFVNPGDPQFVSGFGDYGSFNSAEALNLRVPTPVGDLNLPLDNGIMTQGQWYTADVALDLADNWRIQNTAQYMQDYQEHNALVPSSAVSASTFATTAKGQGGLGFPAGTTLQLFYTNVYDVTGKQHLPFSTPNGLVAPGQLWHVSKPLTAFQDQLQLRRTFGKNTVSFGTYFANYTQDNHWNFTQILTDVGDQTHFLDAVVTPPGGTPDTVTKNGFVNQLSGYNNGSGQTSVISGVLGGEIQLTDQLRADLGVRGEYEKYVQTAEQTSTFDLDNNPATTFNNETFGNGSFRHFDRGISDWSASLGLNYKLTPNFSLYAAGARGYKMPALDEFLNATAEQQVDLFASREVQSVEGGVKGFVGPLGFTVGGFWTKLKNIVSQGLVIDPVTGGSSWIIVPSPQNKSYGAEIELVATPARGLQLLGSATILTAKLGTGAGADIGSRISGVPTSIANAAALYSIRGLQLKADWHWVDRRPVDVKAGVSLPSYNYFNLGAGYALSTGTTINVDLLNAFQGKGLEEGNPRLVSTGPVFLARPILPRRFQVSVSYDLGRAVGPTQR
- the treA gene encoding alpha,alpha-trehalase TreA; translated protein: MIFRRLLLAFTLALAGAGCQRTAPPAAPGVAPAAAPASQYDPAHDLGPLFHDVQMAGLFPDSKTFVDSRALEAPSEIARLYAGQRERPGFDLRAFVAQHFEPPRPAGEGVAADTSSSMEQHIRRLWPVLTRPADAPQPYSSLIPLPNPYVVPGGRFREVYYWDSYFTMLGLVESGRTDLVRSMLDNFAHLVRTVGHIPNGNRTYYLGRSQPPYFGAMVGLYAQATDSTRALIYLDALEAEYAFWMEGGSRLVPGTANRRVIRLRDGTLLNRYFDDIPEPRPESYREDFTLAQSVPEARRTALYRNLRASAESGWDFSSRWMRDPKDLRTLETTELAPVDLNSLLYHTERTIAALRRLRGRTGDAQMAARFDQAAEARRRALLAAAYDPETGFFYDVRWRTGERVTDRPTLAAVVPLYFGLATPDQGRGVAARLEHDFLKPGGFVTTLVASGQQWDAPNGWPPLEWLTIEGVRRYGRGDLADLARERWLGLNRRTYRSARKMTEKYDVVDLSRPAGGGEYPTQDGFGWSNGVALALAVEECAARAPAGAAGARPDCD